A single Candidatus Thalassolituus haligoni DNA region contains:
- a CDS encoding TRAP transporter small permease, whose product MLSKWSARLARLELAAAGVMLTLVLGLLLLNIVTRALGQALFWVDEAAVLAMVWMAFLASAASLHNGTNIAMTLLVERLPAPLARLMDVLVTCILLVFIGLLLLMLWRWFDPLTLWQMDGDLAAYSVTTFNFIYEEPTMTLGLRKVWFWLVLPLFAMGSALHLGVRLVTSLQALRSTGNTQGTTAATFTGTSAATGDTTVKGEKSW is encoded by the coding sequence ATGTTGTCAAAATGGAGTGCCCGGCTGGCTCGGCTAGAGCTGGCGGCAGCCGGTGTGATGCTCACTCTGGTGCTGGGTTTGTTATTGCTCAATATTGTTACGCGGGCGCTTGGTCAGGCGTTGTTCTGGGTGGATGAAGCTGCAGTACTGGCGATGGTATGGATGGCTTTTCTGGCCAGTGCCGCCAGTTTGCATAATGGCACCAATATCGCCATGACCTTGCTGGTTGAGCGTTTGCCAGCACCCCTGGCACGGCTGATGGACGTCCTGGTGACTTGCATCCTGCTGGTGTTTATCGGCCTGTTGCTGCTGATGCTATGGCGCTGGTTCGACCCTCTGACCCTGTGGCAAATGGATGGCGATTTGGCTGCCTATTCTGTGACGACGTTCAATTTTATCTATGAAGAACCGACGATGACGCTGGGGCTTCGCAAGGTCTGGTTCTGGCTGGTTCTGCCTCTGTTTGCGATGGGTTCCGCATTGCACCTCGGGGTTCGACTGGTCACCAGTCTGCAGGCTTTGAGGTCGACCGGCAATACGCAAGGTACGACCGCTGCTACGTTCACAGGTACTTCTGCTGCAACGGGTGATACGACAGTAAAAGGAGAAAA
- a CDS encoding class II aldolase/adducin family protein, which produces MTTHPHPLEESILVPAASQILVRRAARALDRHGLVHAYGHCSTRLSTTHFLVCAPKPLGTIGPQDTGTVVSIDGDLPEHVLGEVRIHREIYRRRPEVNGVVRSMPPSAMSLSALGRTPRALHGMGSYFAPCPELWDDPQLIRSDEAANALADQLGDGSAIVMRGNGVVTAAISLEEAVSLTWYLNDAARVELDCLSMAQAVRELSLAEAHQRATRSGRIFERMWDYLSWGDPE; this is translated from the coding sequence ATGACGACACATCCTCACCCTCTGGAGGAGAGCATTCTTGTGCCTGCTGCCAGCCAAATCCTGGTTCGCCGTGCGGCGCGTGCACTGGATCGCCATGGTCTGGTGCACGCCTACGGCCATTGCAGTACTCGCCTCAGTACCACACATTTTCTGGTGTGCGCACCCAAGCCGCTGGGCACTATCGGGCCACAGGATACTGGCACTGTGGTGTCTATCGACGGTGATTTGCCTGAGCATGTGTTAGGTGAAGTCCGTATCCACCGTGAAATTTATCGCCGCCGCCCGGAAGTGAATGGCGTGGTTCGCAGTATGCCGCCATCAGCGATGTCGCTGTCGGCATTGGGGCGAACGCCTCGAGCCTTGCACGGTATGGGCAGTTACTTTGCCCCTTGTCCGGAACTCTGGGATGACCCACAACTGATTCGGTCTGACGAGGCGGCCAATGCCCTGGCAGATCAGCTTGGTGACGGCAGTGCCATTGTGATGCGTGGCAACGGCGTGGTCACGGCCGCCATCTCGCTCGAAGAGGCTGTTTCATTAACCTGGTATCTCAATGATGCCGCCCGGGTAGAGCTGGATTGCTTGTCGATGGCGCAGGCGGTGCGGGAGTTGAGCCTGGCGGAAGCACACCAGCGAGCGACCCGAAGCGGGCGTATTTTTGAACGTATGTGGGATTACCTGAGCTGGGGAGACCCGGAATGA